A single genomic interval of Acidobacteriota bacterium harbors:
- a CDS encoding PilZ domain-containing protein has translation MSQQTDTNNRRQHPRVPANLLPTLTARLSGGASVRLLDVSRRGVRLETPLHMRPGQTVAIRFVAADATVTLSAAVVRATVARVDAEGIKYETALSLAGDLVLCDQLTEAAMQEAEPAEAPAGAGTAAPPPASLAPVVDYTVIVRGVPDAPSLLEGLQANSW, from the coding sequence GTGTCTCAGCAGACGGACACCAATAATCGCCGGCAGCACCCGCGGGTGCCCGCCAACCTCTTGCCCACGTTGACGGCACGCCTCAGCGGTGGGGCGAGCGTCCGGTTGCTGGACGTGTCTCGACGGGGCGTGCGGCTCGAGACGCCGCTGCACATGCGCCCCGGCCAGACGGTGGCCATCCGCTTCGTTGCCGCCGACGCCACCGTCACGCTCAGCGCCGCCGTCGTCCGCGCCACGGTCGCGCGCGTCGACGCCGAGGGCATCAAGTACGAGACCGCGCTGTCGCTCGCAGGCGATCTCGTGCTGTGCGACCAGCTCACCGAGGCCGCGATGCAGGAAGCCGAACCGGCAGAGGCTCCCGCCGGCGCCGGAACCGCCGCACCGCCGCCAGCGAGTCTGGCACCCGTGGTCGACTACACCGTCATCGTGCGAGGCGTCCCAGACGCGCCCTCGCTGCTCGAAGGCCTCCAGGCCAACAGCTGGTAA
- a CDS encoding PAS domain-containing protein, translating into MRARLVAISVSDPASLRASLSAALGTSSVDLCQATEAAVTWLENRPCDLVTIAGQGAAVADGVARIRRVSKTIPVLVVVPDSSTREAGAAWLNGADDVVTASALTAGTLPEGLDDVRHPERDVVRRIQRLWYAGPPDALRNQLATRLGARFREVGLSAEGLAGLTTQDVENPHSAALIVNALAEAESLVLGVRRVKRTYPGLAVTVVADGTHHQAFRRAGADECVVPPADADTVLHAMGRAQATCRTSLELDIVRARETRLRALLEHLPEAVMLVSPEHAVLAVNLAALRLIGAQDARQVIGTPLAPWFAGDDEHAPIALVDGVAAGSPRELFTRTRHLADPRGLQLRAVPFQRETGGSPAALIVLREVVDASSVDAASAPAGASDADRQAWDEERRAFVSRVDSLAAELTDARTLAESLREAQATLAASTVPSDERDAWLRERADLATRIEVLDADLSEARALADAQQTNLLSLNATIDSLRDAQEAVSAAAVPDEERDAWTRERDDLTARIDALSTALDEARAREQAPQTGQDDAARRLAVLEQEEMPLLLSRIDSQQQLHDENVTALRDALARVQALEGDEIPALRDIAEAARADAARIADALDAAQQRAAELEAALADASTRAADLELEVAHARVAPPPIGAPVETVAIDLPPEQRWLLQEVAHIGLVRTTGDGRVLEANDHAAALCGHGRGADLVDAGRLPEPLALIGDPDDRSAARFEVCLQTTAGQPPRWVAGARLARTDDAGEVTWLLADASVHHAGDPGEMARPEAFTAILEAVAAECATIVDRAPTVRGPRPIDAAPMDRETTDALERARVLLQQVASVRKRREAQAAIDELSGHLQSLEPVLARLATEDVTWELAVPDAPVHVCASASDVERCVTGLVTSARDALPLGGRLSLSVETPGPAMVDGDFAVRRLDARLTLSAQGYGVLPLDVPPALRDLAAAFGGEFDVARADALTQRIVLRLPRAFVVSHAA; encoded by the coding sequence ATGCGCGCGCGCCTCGTCGCCATCTCCGTTTCCGATCCCGCGTCGCTTCGAGCCTCGCTCTCCGCGGCCCTCGGCACCTCGTCGGTCGACCTGTGCCAGGCGACCGAAGCGGCCGTCACATGGCTGGAGAACCGGCCGTGCGACCTCGTGACCATCGCCGGACAGGGTGCCGCGGTGGCCGACGGCGTCGCGCGCATCCGGCGCGTCAGCAAGACGATCCCCGTCCTTGTCGTTGTGCCCGATTCCTCGACTCGCGAAGCCGGGGCCGCATGGCTCAACGGCGCCGATGACGTGGTCACGGCTTCGGCGCTGACGGCCGGCACGCTGCCCGAGGGGCTCGACGATGTGCGGCACCCCGAGCGTGACGTCGTGCGCCGGATCCAGCGCCTGTGGTACGCCGGTCCACCCGACGCGTTGCGTAACCAACTCGCGACGCGTCTCGGAGCCCGTTTCCGCGAGGTGGGCCTGTCGGCCGAGGGCCTCGCAGGTCTCACCACGCAGGACGTCGAGAATCCCCACTCCGCCGCGCTGATCGTCAACGCGCTCGCCGAGGCCGAATCGCTCGTGCTCGGCGTCAGGCGCGTCAAGCGGACGTACCCGGGCCTTGCCGTGACGGTCGTCGCCGACGGCACGCACCATCAGGCCTTCCGCCGCGCGGGCGCCGACGAGTGCGTCGTGCCGCCGGCCGACGCCGACACGGTGCTCCACGCCATGGGCCGCGCGCAGGCCACGTGCCGGACGTCGCTCGAGCTCGACATCGTGCGCGCGAGGGAGACGCGGCTTCGCGCCCTGCTCGAACACCTGCCCGAAGCCGTCATGCTGGTGTCGCCCGAGCACGCGGTGCTCGCCGTCAACCTGGCGGCGCTGCGCCTCATCGGCGCCCAGGACGCGCGTCAGGTCATCGGCACGCCGCTCGCGCCCTGGTTTGCCGGTGACGACGAACACGCGCCGATCGCGCTGGTCGACGGCGTGGCCGCTGGCTCCCCGCGCGAGTTGTTCACGCGCACGCGCCACCTGGCCGATCCGCGGGGCCTCCAACTCCGTGCCGTCCCGTTCCAGCGAGAGACAGGCGGCTCTCCCGCCGCCTTGATCGTGCTGCGTGAAGTGGTCGATGCGTCGTCTGTCGACGCGGCATCGGCTCCAGCCGGTGCATCCGACGCCGACCGCCAGGCGTGGGACGAGGAACGCCGCGCGTTCGTCTCGCGCGTGGACAGCCTCGCGGCTGAACTCACCGACGCCCGCACGCTTGCCGAGTCGCTCCGCGAAGCGCAGGCCACGCTCGCCGCCTCGACGGTACCCAGCGACGAGCGCGACGCCTGGCTGCGCGAGCGTGCCGATCTGGCGACGCGCATCGAAGTGCTCGATGCGGATCTGTCAGAGGCCCGTGCGCTTGCTGATGCGCAGCAGACCAACCTCCTGTCGCTCAACGCGACGATCGATTCCCTGCGCGACGCGCAGGAGGCAGTCAGCGCGGCAGCGGTCCCGGACGAGGAACGCGACGCCTGGACTCGCGAGCGGGACGATCTCACGGCACGCATCGACGCGTTGTCGACCGCGCTCGACGAGGCGCGCGCACGTGAACAGGCACCGCAGACGGGACAGGACGATGCCGCCCGCCGCCTCGCCGTGCTCGAACAGGAAGAGATGCCGCTGCTCCTGTCGCGCATCGACAGCCAGCAGCAGTTGCACGACGAGAACGTCACGGCGTTGCGCGATGCCCTCGCGCGCGTGCAGGCACTCGAAGGTGACGAGATTCCGGCGCTGCGCGATATCGCCGAGGCCGCGAGGGCCGACGCCGCGCGCATCGCGGACGCGCTCGACGCCGCGCAGCAGCGGGCGGCAGAACTCGAAGCGGCGCTGGCCGACGCCTCGACACGCGCGGCCGACCTCGAACTCGAAGTGGCGCACGCCCGCGTCGCGCCGCCGCCGATCGGCGCGCCGGTCGAGACCGTCGCCATCGATCTGCCGCCCGAACAGCGGTGGCTCCTGCAGGAAGTGGCGCACATCGGGCTCGTCCGCACCACAGGTGACGGACGGGTGCTCGAAGCCAACGACCACGCCGCCGCGCTCTGCGGCCACGGCCGCGGCGCGGATCTGGTCGACGCCGGCAGGCTCCCGGAACCTCTCGCGCTCATTGGCGATCCCGACGATCGGTCCGCTGCGCGATTCGAAGTCTGCCTGCAGACGACGGCCGGACAACCGCCGCGCTGGGTCGCCGGCGCGCGCCTGGCCAGGACCGACGATGCCGGCGAGGTGACGTGGCTGCTGGCCGACGCATCGGTGCACCACGCGGGCGATCCGGGTGAAATGGCGCGTCCCGAGGCCTTCACCGCGATTCTCGAAGCCGTTGCCGCAGAGTGCGCGACGATCGTGGACCGTGCCCCGACCGTGCGCGGGCCGCGTCCCATCGATGCGGCACCGATGGATCGCGAGACGACAGACGCATTGGAACGTGCGCGTGTGCTGCTCCAGCAGGTGGCCTCCGTGCGGAAGCGCCGCGAGGCGCAGGCCGCGATCGACGAACTCAGCGGGCACCTCCAGTCGCTGGAGCCCGTGCTCGCCAGGCTCGCCACCGAGGACGTGACGTGGGAGTTGGCTGTGCCGGACGCCCCCGTCCACGTGTGCGCGTCGGCGTCCGATGTCGAGCGGTGCGTGACAGGGCTCGTGACCTCGGCACGCGACGCGCTCCCGCTCGGCGGCCGGCTGTCGCTGTCGGTGGAGACACCCGGGCCCGCGATGGTCGATGGTGACTTCGCCGTGCGTCGTCTCGATGCGCGCCTGACGTTGTCGGCGCAGGGATACGGCGTGCTGCCGCTCGACGTTCCGCCCGCGCTGCGCGATCTCGCCGCGGCGTTCGGAGGGGAGTTCGACGTCGCACGCGCCGACGCGCTCACGCAGCGCATCGTCCTCCGCCTGCCCCGCGCGTTCGTCGTGTCGCACGCCGCGTAG
- a CDS encoding metallophosphoesterase, translated as MAVRSSSLLSRRAVLRLATGVAAGLVVGESAYGALYERHHLGVTRADVPCAALPPALDGFRIGLITDTHHSAYVSLPFIERAVALLDAERPDLVVLGGDYVTRHDRRYIPDAAAPFSRLNPPHGMFGVLGNHDDGVNVPRMLRRAGVTVLADARTRVTVHGERIDLVGVNYWTRTLPDVARVAKGRAPFTILLAHDPRRLTEAAALDIPLVLSGHTHGGQIALPVLGAIAATKYPVAEGVGHTGASTLFVSRGVGTVLVPCRLGCPPEVAVLTLRQRQA; from the coding sequence ATGGCGGTGCGATCCTCGTCACTCCTGAGCCGGCGCGCCGTGTTGCGGCTGGCGACTGGCGTTGCGGCGGGGCTCGTGGTCGGCGAGAGCGCATACGGCGCCCTCTACGAGCGGCACCATCTCGGCGTCACGCGCGCCGATGTTCCGTGCGCGGCGCTGCCGCCCGCGCTCGACGGCTTCCGGATCGGCCTCATCACCGACACCCATCACAGCGCATACGTCTCGCTGCCGTTCATCGAGCGCGCCGTGGCGCTCCTCGACGCGGAACGTCCCGATCTCGTCGTGCTCGGTGGCGACTACGTCACGCGACACGATCGCCGCTACATCCCCGACGCGGCTGCGCCCTTCTCGCGTCTGAACCCACCTCACGGGATGTTCGGTGTCCTCGGCAACCATGACGATGGGGTGAACGTGCCGAGGATGCTGCGCCGGGCCGGCGTGACGGTGCTGGCCGACGCACGCACGCGCGTGACAGTGCACGGCGAGAGAATCGACCTTGTCGGCGTGAACTACTGGACGCGCACGCTGCCGGATGTGGCACGCGTGGCGAAGGGGCGCGCACCATTCACGATTCTCCTCGCCCATGATCCACGTCGACTGACTGAAGCCGCCGCGCTCGACATCCCGCTCGTGCTCTCAGGACACACGCACGGCGGACAGATCGCCCTGCCCGTCCTTGGCGCCATTGCGGCGACCAAATACCCCGTCGCCGAAGGCGTCGGACACACCGGCGCGTCGACGCTGTTCGTGAGTCGCGGCGTTGGCACCGTGCTCGTACCCTGCCGCCTGGGGTGCCCGCCCGAAGTCGCGGTCCTGACGCTGCGGCAGCGTCAGGCCTGA
- a CDS encoding phosphoribosylglycinamide formyltransferase, producing the protein MAPSTSRVLGVLISGRGSNLQAIIRAIDEGRLAARVGVVIANRADAGGLDHARAAGIPTAVIQHTAFASRGAFEDALVERLQEAGAQVVCLAGFMRILSRVFLDRAPGPVLNVHPSLLPAFPGVDAQGQAWTHGVKVAGATVHLVTPELDAGPIVLQAVVPVFDEDTPETLAARILVEEHRIYPEAIARVLTPGWSIDGRRFVQA; encoded by the coding sequence ATGGCTCCTTCGACGTCTCGTGTCCTCGGCGTCCTCATCTCCGGCCGCGGCAGCAATCTCCAGGCGATCATCCGCGCGATCGACGAGGGGCGCTTGGCGGCACGGGTCGGCGTCGTGATCGCGAACCGGGCGGACGCCGGCGGGCTCGATCACGCGCGGGCGGCGGGGATTCCCACGGCCGTCATCCAACACACGGCGTTTGCATCGCGGGGCGCGTTCGAGGACGCGCTCGTCGAGCGACTGCAGGAGGCCGGTGCGCAAGTGGTCTGCCTGGCGGGTTTCATGCGCATCCTCAGTCGCGTGTTTCTGGACCGCGCGCCGGGTCCGGTGCTCAACGTCCACCCGTCGTTGTTGCCGGCGTTCCCCGGTGTCGACGCGCAGGGGCAGGCGTGGACGCACGGCGTGAAGGTGGCCGGGGCCACCGTCCACCTCGTCACCCCGGAACTCGACGCCGGACCAATCGTGCTCCAGGCCGTCGTTCCAGTCTTCGACGAGGACACGCCCGAGACGCTGGCGGCGCGCATCCTCGTCGAGGAGCACCGCATCTACCCGGAAGCGATTGCACGCGTCCTGACGCCTGGCTGGTCCATCGACGGACGACGGTTCGTTCAGGCCTGA
- a CDS encoding PilZ domain-containing protein has translation MDRHDESLEACDGHERRAHPRIPARSVPYLTARIAGGPAVHLIDLSKHGVQIETTLHMRPGSTVAVRFLSGDRSVTLTGAVVRSTELVRPHRGDVKYHSALSFTDELSLCDEAIQAAEPAREPQRAVVPQVSVCDLFTMILMDGCRPSHAYVEATAR, from the coding sequence ATGGATCGCCACGACGAGTCGCTCGAGGCCTGCGACGGCCACGAACGGCGTGCCCATCCCCGTATTCCGGCCAGGTCGGTTCCGTACCTCACTGCGCGGATCGCCGGTGGACCGGCTGTTCACCTGATCGATCTCTCGAAGCACGGTGTCCAGATCGAGACGACGCTGCACATGCGTCCCGGTTCGACGGTGGCCGTGCGCTTCCTCTCCGGCGATCGCAGCGTGACGCTCACAGGTGCCGTCGTGCGCTCCACCGAGCTCGTCAGGCCGCACCGGGGCGACGTGAAGTACCATAGCGCCCTGTCGTTCACTGATGAGCTCAGCCTCTGTGACGAAGCCATCCAGGCGGCGGAGCCGGCGCGTGAACCTCAGCGCGCCGTGGTGCCGCAGGTCAGCGTCTGCGACCTCTTCACGATGATCCTCATGGACGGCTGTCGCCCCAGCCACGCATACGTCGAGGCGACGGCGCGCTAG